In the genome of Neofelis nebulosa isolate mNeoNeb1 chromosome 8, mNeoNeb1.pri, whole genome shotgun sequence, one region contains:
- the LOC131519170 gene encoding NADH dehydrogenase [ubiquinone] 1 beta subcomplex subunit 4-like has translation MSFPKYQPSRLATLPSTLDPAEYDVSPEARKAQAERLAIRSRLKRKYLLQYNDPSRRGLIEDPALIRWTYARSANIYPNFRPTPKTSLLGALFGIGPLFFWYYVFKTDRDRKEKLIQEGKLDRTFSISY, from the coding sequence ATGTCGTTCCCCAAGTACCAGCCTTCGCGCCTGGCCACTCTACCCTCCACCCTCGACCCAGCCGAATACGACGTATCTCCAGAAGCCCGGAAGGCGCAAGCCGAGCGGTTGGCCATAAGATCCCGACTTAAACGGAAGTACCTGCTTCAGTACAACGACCCCAGCCGCCGAGGGCTCATCGAAGATCCTGCCTTGATTCGTTGGACCTATGCAAGATCAGCAAATATCTATCCCAATTTCAGACCCACTCCCAAGACCTCACTCTTAGGAGCTCTATTTGGAATTGGGCCCCTCTTCTTCTGGTATTATGTTTTCAAAACTGACAGagataggaaagaaaaactgATCCAGGAAGGAAAATTGGATCGAACATTTAGCATTTCATATTAA